Proteins encoded within one genomic window of Ideonella dechloratans:
- a CDS encoding ABC transporter substrate-binding protein, protein MHAVKRRTLLQHSAALGLAATLPLGARAQAREGRIVLGQSAALTGPAAQLGLQFNRGARLVFDRVNANGGVGGAQIELKALDDGYEPDRCRANTERFLAEDVFALFGYVGTPTTLAALPLVTAAKVPLIAPLTGAMGLRVPFNRNVFHIRASYEDETALIVKHLTQLGLKKIGVFRQNDSYGQAGLDGVTKALQQRQLTPLAVGTVERNSSDVAAAVKALVAARPDAIVLISAYTSCAAFIRAARQAGYGGTFFNVSFVGTQALSDALGREALGVMVTQVVPSPFSTTSGVVRDYLAALKAADPKLKPNYTSLEGYIAARVLVDGLNRGGRGRDGLISSLEGLGSLQMGGFPLSFSARDHVGSHFVEVTMLTGDGGVRT, encoded by the coding sequence ATGCACGCAGTCAAACGCCGTACCCTTCTTCAACACAGTGCCGCGCTGGGGCTGGCCGCCACCCTGCCCCTTGGTGCGCGCGCCCAGGCCCGGGAGGGCCGCATCGTGCTGGGTCAGTCGGCCGCACTCACCGGACCCGCCGCCCAGCTGGGCCTGCAGTTCAACCGCGGTGCGCGCCTGGTCTTCGACCGGGTCAACGCCAACGGAGGCGTGGGCGGTGCACAGATCGAGCTCAAGGCATTGGATGACGGCTACGAGCCGGACCGCTGCCGCGCCAACACCGAGCGATTCCTGGCCGAGGACGTGTTCGCCCTGTTCGGCTATGTGGGCACGCCCACCACCCTGGCCGCCCTGCCCCTGGTGACCGCCGCCAAGGTGCCGCTGATCGCCCCGCTGACCGGCGCGATGGGCCTGCGGGTGCCCTTCAACCGCAACGTCTTCCACATCCGCGCCTCCTACGAGGACGAGACGGCGCTCATCGTCAAGCACCTCACCCAGCTGGGCCTGAAGAAGATCGGCGTGTTCCGGCAGAACGACAGCTACGGTCAGGCCGGCCTGGACGGGGTGACCAAGGCCCTGCAGCAGCGTCAGCTGACGCCGCTGGCGGTGGGCACAGTGGAGCGCAACAGCAGCGATGTGGCCGCTGCGGTCAAGGCCCTGGTGGCCGCCCGCCCCGACGCCATCGTGCTGATCAGCGCCTACACCAGTTGTGCGGCGTTCATCCGCGCCGCCCGCCAGGCCGGCTACGGCGGCACCTTCTTCAACGTGTCCTTCGTCGGCACGCAGGCCCTGTCCGATGCCCTGGGCCGCGAAGCCCTGGGGGTGATGGTCACCCAGGTGGTGCCCAGTCCCTTCTCCACCACCAGCGGCGTCGTGCGCGATTACCTTGCCGCCCTCAAGGCGGCCGACCCCAAGCTCAAACCCAACTACACCAGCCTGGAGGGCTACATCGCTGCGCGGGTGCTGGTGGACGGCCTCAACCGCGGGGGCCGCGGGCGAGACGGCCTGATCAGCAGCCTGGAGGGGCTGGGCTCCCTGCAAATGGGGGGCTTCCCCCTGAGCTTCAGCGCCCGGGACCATGTCGGGTCCCATTTCGTGGAAGTCACCATGCTCACTGGGGATGGCGGCGTGCGCACCTGA
- a CDS encoding molybdopterin-containing oxidoreductase family protein, translating to MTPTRDPSATTRVIHAACPHDCPDTCAIRVTVEGERLIRLQGEPDHPTTHGALCTKVSRYAERNSHPERVLQPLRRVGPKGSGQFEPVGWDEALDDIAARLKAIAARDPQAILPYSYAGTMGFVQGEAMAGRFFHRLGASQLNRTICAEAGATGLALTYGATVGMHLEHFAESRLILIWGSNSIASNLHFWTYAQAAKRAGAKLIAIDPRRTETAEKCHQHIALRPGTDSALALGLMHELVVNDWLDHDYLTQHVEGWPELRERALRWPPERAAEVCGISADEVRGLARDYGTTAPAAIRLNYGMQRVAGGGNAARLIALLPCLVGAWRHRAGGLLLSASGWNKPFRNRALERPDLLAGRQPRSINMSTIGDDLLREASPAFGPRIEALIVYNSNPVAVAPESAKVVAGFRREDLFTVVLEHFLTDTADHADYVLPATTQLEHWDVHASYGHTYLLINEPALPPAGQARSNAEIFRQLAARMGFDEPCFQDDDLSLARQAFEVDFDELRRVGWLKLPVPEAPFAEGRFFTASGKARACAPCLPLPDHVPNHESAERDPALAQRYPLAMISPPSRNFLNSTFVNVKSLRDIEGEPLLEICDADAQARGLVDGQPVRVFNDRGEYHCVARVSPRARPGVVNGLGVWWRKLGRNGTNVNQLTHQRLTDLGEAPCFYDCLVEVAPL from the coding sequence ATGACCCCGACCCGTGATCCCTCGGCCACCACGCGTGTGATCCACGCGGCCTGCCCCCATGACTGCCCCGACACCTGCGCCATCCGCGTGACGGTCGAGGGCGAGCGCCTGATCCGCCTGCAAGGCGAACCCGATCACCCCACCACCCACGGGGCCTTGTGCACCAAGGTGTCCCGCTACGCCGAGCGCAACAGCCACCCCGAGCGGGTGCTGCAGCCGCTGCGCCGCGTCGGGCCCAAGGGTTCCGGGCAGTTCGAACCGGTGGGCTGGGACGAGGCCCTGGACGACATCGCTGCGCGCCTGAAGGCCATCGCCGCGCGTGACCCGCAGGCCATCCTGCCCTACAGCTATGCGGGCACCATGGGCTTCGTGCAGGGCGAGGCCATGGCCGGCCGCTTCTTCCACCGTCTCGGGGCCTCGCAGCTCAACCGCACCATCTGCGCCGAAGCCGGCGCCACCGGGCTGGCACTGACCTACGGCGCCACCGTGGGCATGCACCTGGAACACTTCGCCGAGAGTCGCCTCATCCTGATCTGGGGCAGCAACTCCATCGCCTCCAATCTGCACTTCTGGACCTATGCCCAGGCGGCCAAGCGGGCCGGCGCCAAGCTGATCGCCATCGATCCGCGCCGCACCGAGACGGCCGAGAAGTGCCACCAGCACATCGCCCTGCGGCCCGGCACCGACAGCGCCCTGGCCCTGGGCCTGATGCACGAACTCGTGGTGAACGACTGGCTGGACCACGACTACCTGACTCAGCACGTGGAAGGCTGGCCCGAGCTGCGCGAACGCGCGCTGCGGTGGCCTCCGGAGCGCGCGGCCGAGGTCTGCGGCATCAGCGCCGACGAGGTCCGCGGCCTGGCGCGCGATTACGGCACCACGGCCCCGGCGGCCATCCGTCTGAACTACGGCATGCAGCGGGTGGCTGGCGGTGGCAATGCCGCCCGGCTGATCGCGCTGCTGCCCTGTCTGGTGGGGGCCTGGCGCCACCGGGCCGGGGGCCTGCTGCTGTCCGCCTCCGGCTGGAACAAGCCCTTCCGCAACCGGGCGCTGGAGCGCCCGGACCTGCTGGCCGGCCGCCAGCCGCGCAGCATCAACATGAGCACCATCGGCGACGATCTGCTGCGCGAGGCCTCGCCCGCCTTCGGGCCGAGGATCGAGGCACTGATCGTCTACAACAGCAACCCGGTGGCGGTGGCGCCCGAGTCGGCCAAGGTGGTGGCGGGCTTCCGCCGCGAGGACCTGTTCACCGTGGTGCTGGAGCACTTCCTGACCGACACCGCGGACCACGCCGACTACGTGCTGCCCGCCACCACCCAGCTGGAACACTGGGACGTGCACGCCAGCTACGGCCACACCTACCTGCTGATCAACGAGCCGGCGCTGCCGCCGGCCGGGCAGGCCCGCTCCAACGCCGAGATCTTCCGCCAGCTGGCCGCGCGCATGGGCTTTGACGAACCCTGCTTCCAGGACGACGACCTGAGCCTGGCGCGCCAGGCCTTCGAGGTGGACTTCGACGAGCTGCGCCGCGTGGGCTGGCTCAAGCTGCCGGTGCCCGAGGCGCCGTTCGCCGAGGGGCGCTTCTTCACCGCCAGCGGCAAGGCCCGCGCCTGCGCACCCTGCCTGCCGCTGCCCGACCACGTGCCCAACCATGAGAGCGCCGAGCGCGACCCGGCCCTGGCGCAGCGCTACCCACTGGCCATGATCTCGCCGCCGTCCCGCAACTTCCTCAACTCCACCTTCGTCAACGTCAAGAGCCTGCGGGACATCGAAGGCGAGCCGCTGCTGGAGATCTGCGATGCCGATGCCCAGGCCCGCGGTCTGGTCGACGGCCAGCCGGTGCGGGTCTTCAATGACCGGGGCGAGTACCACTGCGTGGCCCGTGTCAGCCCGCGCGCCCGTCCGGGCGTGGTCAACGGCCTGGGCGTGTGGTGGCGCAAGCTGGGCCGCAACGGCACCAACGTCAACCAACTGACCCACCAGCGCCTGACCGACCTGGGCGAGGCCCCCTGCTTCTACGACTGCCTGGTGGAGGTGGCGCCCCTGTGA
- a CDS encoding aminopeptidase, with amino-acid sequence MTWRRLARWVAWVGGSGLGVLLLSLGTLCLTSGCSSVGYLWQSAGGHLSLLHSARPVNDWVQDPQTDAALRERLQLSQRMRDFAIQELDLPDNRSYRRYADLHRGAAVWNVVAAPELSLTLQTWCFPVVGCVGYRGYFDEAAAQTAGDALRTEGLEVSVYPVPAYSTLGMSNWLGGDPLLNTFIRWPEGELARLIFHELSHQVVYAAGDTAFNESFATTVEQIGAQRWLNRFGDEAARREYAALEQRRQDFRALTGRTRAALLALYASPLGDEAKRQRKAALFAQMRADYAALRDGPWQGFAGYDRFFSQANNASLGVLGAYLQWVPAFQALFLQEGENFPRFYAAVQRLADQPKPERERALQALMPAAAASAATSKEP; translated from the coding sequence ATGACGTGGCGACGCTTGGCGCGCTGGGTCGCCTGGGTGGGCGGCTCCGGCCTGGGCGTTCTGCTCTTGAGCCTGGGGACGCTGTGCCTGACCTCGGGCTGCAGTTCGGTGGGCTACCTCTGGCAGTCGGCGGGCGGGCACCTCAGCCTGCTGCACAGCGCCCGGCCGGTGAACGACTGGGTGCAGGACCCGCAGACCGATGCCGCCTTGCGCGAGCGCCTGCAGCTGAGCCAGCGCATGCGCGACTTCGCCATCCAGGAGCTGGACCTGCCGGACAACCGCAGTTACCGCCGCTATGCCGACCTGCACCGCGGTGCGGCGGTGTGGAACGTGGTGGCGGCGCCCGAGCTCTCGCTCACCCTGCAGACCTGGTGTTTCCCGGTGGTGGGCTGCGTGGGCTACCGCGGCTACTTCGACGAGGCGGCGGCCCAGACCGCTGGCGACGCCCTGCGCACCGAGGGGCTGGAGGTCAGCGTCTACCCGGTGCCGGCATACTCCACGCTGGGCATGAGCAACTGGCTGGGGGGCGACCCGCTGCTCAACACCTTCATCCGCTGGCCCGAAGGCGAGCTGGCCCGGCTGATCTTCCACGAGCTGTCGCACCAGGTGGTCTATGCCGCGGGCGACACCGCCTTTAACGAGAGCTTTGCCACCACGGTGGAGCAGATTGGGGCCCAGCGCTGGTTGAACCGCTTTGGTGATGAGGCCGCCCGGCGCGAGTACGCGGCGCTGGAGCAGCGGCGCCAGGACTTCCGTGCCCTGACCGGCCGCACGCGGGCGGCCCTGCTGGCGCTGTACGCCAGCCCGCTGGGCGACGAGGCCAAGCGCCAGCGCAAGGCGGCGCTGTTCGCGCAGATGCGGGCCGACTACGCCGCGCTGCGCGACGGCCCCTGGCAGGGCTTTGCCGGCTACGACCGCTTCTTTTCCCAGGCCAACAACGCCTCGTTGGGGGTGCTGGGGGCCTACCTGCAGTGGGTGCCGGCCTTCCAGGCCCTCTTCCTGCAGGAGGGGGAGAATTTCCCCCGTTTCTATGCCGCCGTGCAGCGGCTGGCCGACCAGCCCAAGCCGGAGCGCGAACGGGCGCTGCAAGCCCTCATGCCGGCCGCCGCCGCCTCTGCCGCCACCTCCAAGGAGCCATGA
- a CDS encoding polyhydroxyalkanoic acid system family protein — protein sequence MSDLKMHRDHQLGLERARQVAQDWAGYAEKKLDMRCTVQRGSDCDVIEFNRSGVKGTLTVTADRFDLQAQLGLLFKAFAGKIEAETARMLDEALAKASAKKA from the coding sequence ATGTCCGATCTGAAGATGCACCGCGACCACCAACTGGGCCTGGAGCGGGCCCGGCAGGTGGCCCAGGACTGGGCCGGCTACGCCGAGAAGAAGCTGGACATGCGCTGCACCGTGCAGCGCGGCAGCGACTGCGACGTGATCGAGTTCAACCGCTCGGGCGTCAAGGGCACGCTGACCGTGACTGCGGACCGCTTCGACCTGCAGGCCCAGCTGGGCCTGCTGTTCAAGGCCTTTGCCGGCAAGATCGAGGCGGAGACCGCCCGGATGCTGGACGAGGCCCTGGCCAAGGCCTCCGCAAAGAAGGCCTGA
- a CDS encoding acyl-CoA-binding protein, which produces MSDLTTLFQTAVAESKQLPEKPDNMTLLKIYALYKQATEGDVQGERPGMMDFVARAKWDAWSNLKGQTGDQAKQAYIDLIESLKD; this is translated from the coding sequence ATGTCCGACCTGACCACCCTGTTCCAGACCGCCGTGGCCGAGAGCAAGCAGTTGCCGGAGAAGCCCGACAACATGACCCTGCTGAAGATCTACGCCCTGTACAAGCAGGCCACCGAGGGCGATGTGCAGGGCGAGCGCCCGGGCATGATGGATTTCGTGGCCCGCGCCAAGTGGGACGCCTGGTCCAACCTGAAGGGCCAGACCGGCGACCAGGCCAAGCAGGCCTACATCGACCTGATCGAATCGCTCAAAGACTGA
- a CDS encoding TetR/AcrR family transcriptional regulator, with product MAAKPPRRTPQRILEAARALYNRFGEPNISTTRIAAELGISPGNLHYHFATKNALLDALLADDLAALDAVLAQAPAVRHVDEAWQCVQAQLALAHQYRFLLRDLNELLSRNRQLEQRVQAMMARQTAAARALLEGLVHGGDAQIAPAEIDDLATALVLVLNGWHNFAFARAPRLALEASQAPQTLAEGVGRAMGLLAPCLTPTARDTLARLRQAAESGPEGPPLATPGPAAAMAPATPPAARSLATG from the coding sequence ATGGCTGCCAAACCGCCCCGCCGCACCCCCCAGCGCATCCTCGAGGCGGCGCGGGCGCTGTACAACCGCTTCGGCGAGCCCAACATCTCGACCACCCGCATCGCGGCCGAGCTGGGCATCAGCCCGGGCAACCTGCATTACCACTTCGCCACCAAGAACGCCCTGCTGGACGCCCTGCTGGCCGATGACCTGGCGGCGCTCGACGCGGTGCTGGCCCAGGCCCCGGCCGTGCGCCATGTGGACGAAGCCTGGCAATGCGTGCAGGCGCAGTTGGCACTTGCTCACCAATACCGCTTCCTGCTGCGCGACCTCAACGAACTGCTCAGCCGCAACCGGCAACTGGAGCAACGGGTGCAGGCCATGATGGCCCGCCAGACCGCCGCCGCGCGCGCACTGCTGGAAGGCTTGGTGCATGGCGGCGATGCGCAGATCGCCCCGGCCGAGATCGACGACCTGGCCACCGCCCTGGTGCTGGTGCTCAACGGCTGGCACAACTTCGCCTTCGCCCGGGCCCCGCGTCTGGCCCTGGAGGCGTCCCAGGCCCCGCAGACCCTGGCCGAGGGGGTGGGACGGGCCATGGGCCTGCTGGCCCCCTGCCTCACGCCGACGGCGCGCGACACCCTGGCGCGGTTGCGCCAGGCTGCCGAGTCAGGTCCGGAAGGTCCGCCCTTGGCAACACCCGGCCCGGCAGCGGCAATGGCGCCAGCCACTCCCCCCGCGGCCCGCAGCCTGGCCACGGGCTGA
- a CDS encoding ABC transporter ATP-binding protein translates to MPAISFQGVTKVYQGGQGPFRALDGVSFDIAEGEFFGLLGPNGAGKTTLISILAGLARATEGRVTVMGHDVVSDFAQARHALGIVPQELVFDPFFSVRETLRIQSGYFGVRHNDDWIDEVLAGLGLADKANANMRQLSGGMKRRVLVAQALVHRPPVIVLDEPTAGVDVELRQTLWQFVARLNQQGHTVLLTTHYLEEAEALCGRIAMLKRGQIVALDRTSNLLHAAGGSMLRFKTDDALPPALQARARVTGRIAQVSARDAADVEAVLAQLRAAGVRVEDLEIGRADLEDVFLAIMQGTATPAPAPRQEVPA, encoded by the coding sequence ATGCCCGCCATCAGTTTCCAGGGCGTCACCAAGGTGTACCAGGGAGGGCAGGGCCCGTTCCGGGCCCTGGATGGCGTCAGCTTCGACATCGCCGAAGGCGAGTTCTTCGGCCTGCTGGGTCCCAACGGGGCCGGCAAGACCACCCTCATCAGCATCCTGGCCGGCCTGGCCCGGGCCACCGAGGGGCGGGTCACCGTCATGGGGCACGACGTGGTCAGCGACTTCGCCCAGGCCCGCCACGCCCTGGGCATCGTGCCGCAGGAACTGGTGTTCGACCCCTTCTTCTCGGTGCGAGAGACCCTGCGCATTCAGAGCGGCTACTTCGGCGTGCGTCACAACGACGACTGGATCGACGAGGTGCTGGCCGGCCTGGGCCTGGCCGACAAGGCCAACGCCAACATGCGCCAGCTCTCCGGGGGCATGAAGCGCCGGGTGCTGGTGGCCCAGGCCCTGGTGCACCGGCCGCCGGTCATCGTGCTGGACGAGCCCACCGCCGGCGTGGACGTGGAGCTGCGCCAGACCCTCTGGCAGTTCGTGGCCCGCCTGAACCAGCAGGGCCACACCGTGCTGCTGACCACCCACTACCTGGAAGAGGCCGAGGCCCTGTGCGGGCGCATCGCCATGCTCAAGCGTGGACAGATCGTGGCGCTGGACCGCACCAGCAACCTGCTGCACGCGGCCGGCGGCAGCATGCTGCGCTTCAAGACGGACGACGCCCTGCCGCCCGCGCTGCAGGCCCGCGCCCGCGTGACCGGCCGCATCGCCCAGGTGAGCGCGCGCGACGCCGCCGACGTGGAGGCCGTGCTGGCCCAGCTGCGCGCCGCCGGCGTGCGGGTGGAGGACCTGGAGATCGGCCGGGCCGATCTGGAGGACGTGTTCCTGGCCATCATGCAGGGCACGGCCACGCCGGCGCCCGCCCCGCGCCAGGAGGTGCCCGCATGA
- a CDS encoding ABC transporter permease: MAGARTLFYKEVLRFWKVSFQTVGAPVLTAVLYLLIFGHVLEDHVKVYGQIGYTAFLIPGLVMMSVLQNAFANTSSSLIQSKITGNLVFLLVTPLSHWAWFLAYVGAAIVRGLVVGLGVLVVTVWFGPPGLAQPLWVLAFALLGAGLMGSLGLIAGLWAEKFDQMAAFQNFLVMPMTMLAGVFYSVSTLPPFWQTASHFNPFFYMIDGFRHGFFGVSDVSPWISLAVVGLAFLAVSAVTLRLLKSGYKIRN; this comes from the coding sequence CTGGCCGGCGCCCGCACCCTGTTCTACAAGGAAGTGCTGCGCTTCTGGAAGGTCAGCTTCCAGACCGTGGGTGCGCCGGTGCTGACGGCGGTGCTCTACCTGCTGATCTTCGGCCACGTGCTGGAGGACCATGTGAAGGTCTACGGCCAGATCGGCTACACCGCCTTCCTGATCCCTGGCCTGGTGATGATGAGCGTGCTGCAGAACGCCTTCGCCAACACCTCGTCCAGCCTGATCCAGAGCAAGATCACCGGCAACCTGGTGTTCCTGCTGGTCACGCCGCTGTCGCACTGGGCCTGGTTCCTGGCCTATGTGGGCGCGGCCATCGTGCGGGGCCTGGTGGTGGGCCTGGGAGTGCTGGTCGTCACCGTCTGGTTCGGCCCGCCCGGCCTGGCGCAGCCGCTGTGGGTGCTGGCCTTCGCGCTGCTGGGGGCGGGGTTGATGGGTTCGCTGGGCCTGATCGCCGGCCTGTGGGCCGAGAAGTTCGACCAGATGGCGGCCTTCCAGAACTTCCTGGTCATGCCCATGACCATGCTGGCCGGGGTGTTCTATTCGGTGTCCACGCTGCCGCCGTTCTGGCAGACGGCCAGTCACTTCAACCCCTTCTTCTACATGATCGACGGCTTCCGTCACGGCTTCTTCGGCGTCAGCGATGTCTCGCCCTGGATCAGCCTGGCGGTGGTTGGACTGGCCTTCCTGGCGGTGTCGGCGGTCACGCTGCGCCTGCTCAAGTCCGGCTACAAGATCCGGAATTGA
- a CDS encoding BolA family protein translates to MANPTPAQIHAYIAAGLGCDHLDVQGDGQHFYATIVSPEFEGLSRVHRHQRVYAALGERMRAEIHALSMKTLTPAEWAAQGPAAALQAPAEHRH, encoded by the coding sequence ATGGCCAATCCCACCCCTGCCCAGATCCACGCCTACATTGCCGCCGGTCTCGGCTGCGATCACCTGGACGTGCAGGGTGACGGCCAGCATTTCTACGCCACCATCGTCTCGCCCGAGTTCGAAGGCCTGTCGCGCGTGCACCGCCACCAGCGGGTGTATGCCGCCCTGGGCGAGCGCATGCGCGCCGAAATCCACGCCCTTTCGATGAAGACTCTGACCCCGGCCGAATGGGCCGCCCAGGGTCCTGCCGCCGCGCTGCAGGCGCCGGCCGAACACCGCCATTGA
- the murA gene encoding UDP-N-acetylglucosamine 1-carboxyvinyltransferase, translated as MDRLLIRGGQPLHGEVTISGAKNAALPELCAALLTAQPVTLSNVPKLQDVATTLKVLRHLGASAERDAERPDVVRIDAGTVHSTEAPYELVKTMRASILVLGPLLARFGAAKVSLPGGCAIGSRPVDQHIKGLQAMGAEITVQHGYIQALAPQGEAGLRRLRGARITTDMVTVTGTENLMMAAALADGETILENAAREPEIPDLAEMLIKMGAQIEGHGTHRIRIWGVERLNAPEGGHRIVPDRIEAGTFLCAVAAAGGDVVLRDARATHLDAVIDKLREAGMTITAGEDWIRIQATARPKAVSFRTTEYPGFPTDMQAQFMAVNCVAEGAARIAETIFENRFMHVNELIRLGAQIVVDGHTAMVTGVEHLSGATVMATDLRASASLVIAGLVAEGSTTVDRIYHLDRGYDRMEDKLRAIGANIERVSERTGA; from the coding sequence ATGGACAGACTTCTCATCCGCGGCGGCCAGCCTCTGCACGGCGAAGTGACCATCTCCGGCGCGAAGAACGCAGCCCTGCCCGAGCTGTGCGCGGCGTTGCTGACGGCCCAGCCCGTCACGCTGAGCAACGTGCCCAAGCTGCAGGACGTGGCCACCACCCTGAAGGTGCTGCGCCACCTGGGGGCCAGCGCCGAACGTGATGCTGAGCGGCCGGACGTGGTGCGCATCGACGCCGGCACCGTCCACTCCACCGAGGCGCCTTACGAGCTGGTCAAGACCATGCGCGCCTCCATCCTGGTGCTGGGGCCGCTGCTGGCCCGCTTCGGGGCGGCCAAGGTCTCGCTGCCCGGCGGCTGCGCCATCGGCTCGCGGCCGGTGGACCAGCACATCAAGGGCCTGCAGGCCATGGGCGCGGAGATCACCGTGCAGCACGGCTACATCCAGGCCCTGGCACCCCAGGGCGAGGCGGGCCTGCGCCGCCTGCGCGGCGCGCGCATCACGACCGACATGGTCACCGTGACCGGGACCGAGAACCTGATGATGGCCGCGGCCCTGGCCGATGGCGAGACCATCCTGGAGAACGCGGCGCGCGAGCCCGAGATCCCCGATCTGGCCGAGATGCTCATCAAGATGGGCGCGCAGATCGAAGGCCACGGCACGCACCGCATCCGCATCTGGGGTGTGGAGCGCCTGAACGCGCCCGAGGGCGGCCACCGCATCGTGCCCGACCGCATCGAGGCCGGCACCTTCCTGTGCGCGGTGGCGGCCGCCGGCGGCGACGTGGTGCTGCGCGACGCCCGCGCCACCCACCTGGACGCGGTGATCGACAAGCTGCGCGAGGCCGGCATGACCATCACCGCGGGCGAGGACTGGATCCGCATCCAGGCCACGGCGCGGCCCAAGGCGGTCAGCTTCCGCACCACCGAGTACCCCGGCTTCCCCACCGACATGCAGGCCCAGTTCATGGCCGTCAACTGCGTGGCCGAAGGCGCGGCGCGGATCGCCGAGACCATCTTCGAGAACCGCTTCATGCACGTCAACGAGCTGATCCGCCTGGGCGCGCAGATCGTCGTGGACGGCCACACCGCCATGGTCACCGGGGTCGAGCACCTGTCGGGCGCCACTGTGATGGCCACCGACCTGCGGGCCTCGGCCAGCCTGGTCATTGCCGGCCTGGTGGCCGAGGGCAGCACCACGGTGGATCGCATCTACCACCTGGACCGCGGCTACGACCGCATGGAAGACAAGCTGCGCGCCATTGGCGCCAACATCGAACGCGTGAGCGAAAGGACCGGCGCATGA
- the hisG gene encoding ATP phosphoribosyltransferase, translated as MITLALSKGRIFEETLPLLAAAGITVTEDPEKSRKLILPTNQPDVRVVLVRATDVPTYVQYGGADMGVAGKDVLLEHGGEGLYQPLDLNIAKCRMSVAVRADFDYATAVRQGSRLRVATKYTHVARQHFADKGMHVDLIKLYGSMELAPLTGLADAIVDLVSTGKTLQANHLVEVEQIMEISSRLVVNQAALKLKRTRLKPLIDAFASAIQP; from the coding sequence ATGATCACGCTGGCGCTGTCCAAGGGACGCATTTTCGAAGAGACCCTGCCGCTGCTGGCGGCCGCGGGCATCACCGTCACCGAGGACCCGGAGAAGAGCCGCAAGCTCATCCTGCCGACCAACCAGCCCGATGTGCGGGTGGTGCTGGTGCGGGCCACCGACGTGCCCACCTACGTCCAGTACGGCGGTGCCGACATGGGCGTGGCCGGCAAGGACGTGCTGCTGGAGCATGGCGGCGAGGGCCTGTACCAGCCGCTGGACCTGAACATCGCCAAGTGCCGCATGAGCGTGGCGGTGCGTGCCGACTTCGACTACGCCACCGCCGTGCGCCAGGGTTCGCGCCTGCGCGTGGCCACCAAGTACACCCATGTGGCCCGGCAGCACTTCGCCGACAAGGGCATGCATGTGGACCTGATCAAGCTTTACGGCTCGATGGAGCTGGCCCCGCTGACCGGCTTGGCCGATGCCATCGTGGACCTGGTCTCCACCGGCAAGACCCTGCAGGCCAACCACCTGGTCGAGGTCGAGCAGATCATGGAGATCTCCTCCCGCCTGGTGGTCAACCAGGCCGCGCTCAAGCTCAAGCGCACCCGCCTCAAACCCCTGATCGACGCCTTCGCCTCGGCCATCCAGCCCTGA